A portion of the Toxoplasma gondii ME49 chromosome VIIb, whole genome shotgun sequence genome contains these proteins:
- a CDS encoding heat shock protein DNAJ pfj4, putative (encoded by transcript TGME49_260470~Predicted trans-membrane domain (TMHMM2.0):1398-1421), with product MGKTKIYSVGFTVHEAQTLVTEKGQPVDPLVVVRCCGREYRTEIKYAKSNVVSWDESHTWTDLCLTDEEWETAYITFEVQAANAFWRNTLLGLVSVQLRLIQLRKTHQIRKALPLQHPDDTDVHGSLRVTVFACAPGEAPPSPGEEEVLEEEDHNDYDDLRKAVIDTNQVVEREAGSRLYHVYVTAYRVEDLPRSSKGARDPFVTCEFAGCKLKSTQARGCCSHTFNECFRFPVVTPLPEDAILIKIWDWNFMKADELIAVGRISFSELRTRQMVPRWFNLYGFDDEEVAQATKVAGQGGRLVANCYLGRILLGARAERLTKEDDLMPAHTVAARPYETPPVIPLAVLADVYEVQGAPGEKVSVEIWCGPARARTKWVTGLETKAAQRAGVAPQAFNRAMEGALGVASYLRGDIPEGEDRFPFDNTEGRVEDLRLVVPEDTKQQWDIIISLYVRGTTKGFMGDTRIAFQRLKMSKIPGHVHNNPRAPIWVPLISTPPFESVKPAPAILMVIEKSKVEAFARSKRKHVTAVGYQLRAYVYAARNLLSPSGALPNPFVQVACAGTSRETEVFEQTSSPVFMDCLLLDITMMTDPVSRLPTVAPIVVTLFEQRSWGIQFLGRATCHYDRLRGRLKPGESPTVAEPRWIKLRGGKYANRHLGDVLLLLELIRKRDAEIIPAFPMRPVVNMCNLTFSCLGVRSLYMTQRAKRLDYVSIRKGQDKKTELRRIRGPLLRISVSSYASAGRGNNEAILRYERNLPEDPTTVNKLWTTVTKAANADIFKVVNMEIDVPVDPIYDPRLVVQVYDRKQKPKYFIGEYSMSLVPLIPWVLDQQSAIEAVSPVNDFTDTVDLKHLGGLLRGFHGNSKNRGTGQIGLEALSAADRETADAHKEKTLAQSRFATYDPDNKTFSDSWLLPSGLPKILVSSYAVPGFRCDVIYTNMFTLNVYIPAKFVLFAEGKRAADKKTKEQYARPSVDSTLEQFLDDVIFPSDSLKKSVMGDIDVTGFVKFFVNLTHHEEPNPHVDSSAAEWASSEDRMRRHLRGEDAYPKLLKIRVYVIRAISLYVGDDRILPNPYLLFNLGDKSDTLRAEAKPNTHNPEFFTVWEKDVMFPDDSQFELQVWSAHEGTSGGLDDIFIGSTCIDLEERWFSKEWQKSMSKNQVPMEYRPLKQMPSGSFKGTVEMWVELMDFQKAGEVPKFDLQSPAATEVEIRVIVWGARNLNFKALGKDFVDAMIRCNLDCTGYRGSQPIAQQTDVHYYSKTGAAIFNWRMVYSRVVMPVSTCVLQIAAYDNRNMGESPFIGEVNLELRRYLERVASTLNSIDVDAELKLINRSRESADVSSFGFVQVSLQFISQSEATSKPVGLGREPPNRDPRLTTPQEGRKWEDVLGSAGLRVDYRPLWYWVRVAAVVFLSIWIFVVAFLYPSLLG from the exons ATGGGTAAAACTAAAATTTACTCGGTTGGTTTCACCGTCCACGAGGCTCAGACCCTTGTCACCGAGAAAGGACAACCTGTTGACCCATTGGTTGTCGTTCGATGCTGCGGCCGAGAGTACCGCACAGAAATCAAGTATGCCAAGTCTAATGTGGTGTCGTGGGATGAGTCCCACACCTGGACAGACTTGTGCCTTACTGATGAA gaatGGGAGACAGCTTACATTACCTTCGAAGTTCAAGCGGCGAACGCGTTCTGGCGAAACACTCTGCTAGGTTTGGTATCTGTGCAGCTGAGATTGATTCAGCTGCGTAAAACTCACCAGATTCGCAAGGCGTTACCTCTTCAGCATCCCGACGATACCGACGTCCAT GGCAGTTTACGTGTCACAGTCTTTGCCTGTGCACCGGGGGAAGCACCGCCAAGTccgggagaggaggaagttctcgaggaagaggaccACAACGACTACGATGATCTTCGCAAAGCAGTCATTGACACAAACC AAGTCGTGGAACGAGAGGCTGGGTCGCGACTGTACCATGTCTACGTGACAGCATATCGTGTTGAGGATCTTCCCCGCTCCAGCAAAG GTGCCCGTGACCCATTCGTCACTTGCGAGTTTGCAGGATGTAAATTAAAGTCG ACACAAGCTCGAGGCTGCTGCTCCCACACCTTCAACGAGTGCTTCCGCTTCCCGGTCGTGACACCGCTTCCAGAAGACGCCATTCTCATTAAGATTTGGGACTGGAACTTCATGAAAGCGGACGAGCTCATCGCTGTG GGCAGGATATCTTTTTCGGAGCTGCGAACTCGCCAGATGGTTCCAAG GTGGTTCAACCTCTATGGCTTTGATGACGAGGAAGTCGCACAAGCGACAAAAGTGGCAGGTCAAGGTGGACGGCTCGTTGCCAACTGCTATCTGGGGCGAATTTTGCTAGGTGCCCGGGCAGAGCGTCTGACAAAGGAGGATGATCTTATGCCCGCTCATACAGTTGCAGCGCGGCCGTATGAGACCCCTCCCGTTATTCCTCTTGCCGTTCTCGCCGACGTGTATGAG GTGCAAGGCGCGCCAGGGGAAAAGGTCTCTGTCGAAATCTGGTGCGGTCCCGCAAGAGCCCGTACCAAGTGGGTCACGG GTCTGGAAACAAAGGCGGCTCAACGCGCGGGTGTTGCACCTCAGGCGTTTAATCGCGCCATGGAAGGAGCCTTAGGAGTAGCCAGCTACCTCAGAGGGGATATTCCAGAGGGAGAGGATCGGTTTCCGTTTGATAATACAGAAGGAAGAGTGGAAGACCTACGCCTCGTG GTGCCGGAAGATACGAAGCAACAGTGGGACATCATCATCAGCCTTTACGTCCGTGGCACCACCAAGGGCTTCATGGGCGATACCAGAATCGCTTTCCAGCGGCTCAA GATGTCGAAGATCCCCGGGCATGTGCACAACAACCCCCGTGCTCCTATTTGGGTGCCGCTTATTTCCACGCCGCCTTTTGAGAGCGTGAAACCCGCTCCAGCCATTCTCATGGTTATTGAAAAGTCCAAGGTCGAGGCGTTTGCTCGTTCAAA GCGCAAGCATGTAACCGCAGTGGGTTATCAGTTGCGGGCCTACGTCTACGCGGCTCGGAATCTCTTGTCTCCTAGTGGAGCCCTTCCAAACCCTTTTGTTCAG GTGGCCTGTGCAGGGACTtcacgagagacagaggtcTTCGAGCAGACTTCCAGTCCTGTGTTCAtggactgtctccttctggaCATTACAATGATG ACGGACCCCGTCTCGAGGCTGCCGACCGTTGCTCCTATTGTAGTGACTCTCTTCGAGCAGCGGTCCTGGGGGATACAATTTCTCGGCCGGGCGACATGCCATTACGATCGTCTAAGGGGACGACTCAAG CCTGGAGAATCCCCAACCGTGGCAGAGCCTCGGTGGATCAAGTTGCGAGGAGGAAAGTACGCAAATAGGCACCTGGGTGATGTTTTGTTGCTGCTGGAACTCATTCGGAAGCGAGATGCGGAAATTATTCCGGCCTTCCCCATGCGTCCGGTGGTGAATATGTGCAATCTGACGTTTTCCTGTCTTGGAGTACGAAGTCTGTATATGACCCAGCGAG CCAAGCGACTGGACTACGTGTCCATCCGCAAAGGCCAAGATAAGAAAACTGAACTGCGGCGTATCAGGGGGCCTCTTTTGCGCATATCTGTCTCTTCATATGCCTCGGCGGGACGAGGTAACAATGAAGCAATTTTGCGCTATGAGCGGAATCTTCCCGAGGATCCCACG ACCGTGAACAAGCTTTGGACTACTGTCACCAAGGCTGCAAATGCAGACATTTTCAAAGTCGTCAACATGGAAATCGACGTGCCGGTGGACCCTATCTATGATCCTCGGTTGGTTGTTCAG GTGTATGACAGGAAGCAAAAGCCAAAGTATTTCATCGGGGAATACTCGATGTCTCTCGTTCCCCTCATTCCGTGGGTCCTCGATCAGCAAAGTGCTATTGAGGCTGTTTCACCGGTAAACGACTTCACCGATACAGTTGACCTCAAACACCTCG GTGGCTTGTTGCGCGGATTTCATGGGAATTCCAAGAACCGCGGGACCGGACAGATTGGCCTAGAGGCTCTCAGTGCTGCTGATCGGGAAACTGCGGACGCACACAAGGAAAAGACCCTCGCTCAGTCCAGATTCGCAACATATGACCCAGATAACAAG ACGTTTTCGGACTCGTGGCTTCTGCCAAGTGGGCTTCCGAAGATCCTTGTATCCAGCTACGCAGTTCCTGGATTTCGCTGCGACGTGATCTATACTAACATGTTCACGTTGAACGTGTACATTCCAGCCAA ATTTGTGTTGTTTGCTGAAGGAAAGCGAGCCgcagacaagaagacgaaggaacaaTACGCCCGCCCTTCGGTTGACTCGACACTGGAACAGTTCCTCGACGATGTCATTTTCCCTTCCGACAGTTTGAAGAAGTCGGTTATGGGTGACATAGACGTCACAGGCTTTGTGAAGTTTTTCGTCAACCTGACACATCACG AAGAACCGAACCCGCATGTTGACTCATCCGCGGCGGAGTGGGCAAGCAGCGAAGACCGCATGCGGCGACACTTAAGAGGCGAGGATGCTTACCCCAAGTTGCTGAAGATCCGGGTATACGTGATTCGTGCCATCAGCTTGTATGTGGGAGACGATCGGATTTTACCAAACCCGTACCTCCTTTTCAACCTAGGAGACAAATCG gACACGCTGCGCGCAGAGGCAAAGCCAAACACACACAATCCCGAGTTTTTTACAGTGTGGGAGAAAGATGTGATGTTTCCGGATGACTCCCAATTCGAGCTGCAAGTGTGGTCTGCCCATGAGGGAACCTCTGGAGGGTTGGACGATATTTTCATCGGTAGCACGTGCATTGACCTAGAAGAAAG GTGGTTTTCAAAGGAGTGGCAAAAATCGATGTCGAAGAACCAGGTTCCAATGGAATATCGTCCATTAAAGCAGATGCCGAGTGGGTCGTTCAAGGGAACAGTCGAGATGTGGGTAGAGCTCATGGATTTTCAGAAGGCCGGAGAGGTCCCCAAGTTCGATTTGCAGAGCCCCGCAGCGACAGAAGTTGAAATCAG GGTTATTGTGTGGGGTGCGCGGAACTTGAACTTCAAGGCGCTGGGCAAAGACTTCGTTGACGCCATGATCCGCTGCAACCTAGACTGCACAGGTTACCGAGGTTCTCAGCCTATCGCACAACAAACCGATGTCCATTACTATTCAAAAACAGGTGCCGCAATTTTCAACTGGCGCATGGTTTATTCAAGAGTGGTAATGCCTGTCAGCACTTGCGTGCTTCAAATAGCCGCCTACGACAACCGAAACATGGGAGAATCGCCATTTATTGGCGAG GTTAACCTGGAATTGAGGCGGTACTTGGAACGTGTTGCGAGTACGCTTAACAGCATTGACGTGGACGCGGAGCTGAAACTCATCAATCGCTCTCGAGAATCTGCGGATGTTTCATCGTTCGGCTTCGTCCAAGTCTCTCTACAGTTTATCTCTCAATCTGAGGCCACTAGCAAGCCT GTTGGACTAGGTCGAGAACCTCCGAATCGCGATCCACGATTGACTACACCACAAGAGGGCCGGAAATGGGAAGATGTGCTTGGCTCTGCTGGACTTCGTGTCGATTATCGGCCTCTCTGGTACTGG GTACGCGTCGCGGccgttgtttttctgtctaTCTGGATTTTCGTCGTGGCCTTCCTCTATCCCTCGCTGCTGGGTTAG